In the genome of Campylobacter sp. RM16189, the window TTTGGATAGCGAAATGGACTTAAAGGATATATGCCCGATTAAATTTAATTACGAGTTTGATGATTATAGGATGCTTATGAGAAGCATCCTAATAAAATCTTTGTATGATAGTCAGATTAAAGCGTTAAGCCGTTATAAAGGTATGCATAAAAGCAACTATTTTAACGAGTGCTGGACTATGAAATTTGGCTTTTCTGAAGGGGTTTATGGGCTTATATTATCAGAAGTAAAAAATGGTGAGGCAATTTTTGTGCTCTACTATTTTTCTTCTTGCTCTGAGAATCTTTTAGATAATAACTCTCTTTTTGAGGCTATGGTTGCCTCAAAAGAGGGTTATGCAGAGAAAATTAGAAATTTCTCCTCTTATAAAGAGCTTTTTAATAATTTTATTATCGCTAAAATTTATGTTAAAGTTGAAAATGAGGGAATATTTTTATCTTTAAGGACTAAATTAAAAGATAGAATATACTCAAAAGATGGGGTTGTTATAGACGGCAAACAGGTTATAAAAGAGGGTGAAATAGATAAAAATTTCCCATCTTTTAGGGCCTCTCTTGCTTTCGTAAATTTTATGCATTTAGCAATATCTGGGATATATGAGCCAGATTTTAACTCACTTAAAATATATAAAAAAGATGGCGAGGCTATATGCTATAGTAACTCTTTGGAATTAAATACCAAAAAAGATATATTTTCTAGTGAAATTCATATAAATATGCTTTATGGAAAATCTGATAAAAACTATCTTTTTGATGAGAGCGGATTTAAAATTTTAAAAAATAACTCTTATATGTATAAATTTTTAATAAATTTAAAAAAAGAGAGCAAAAATTTAGCGCTATCGACTCAAAAAGATAGGGCGAATTTTTTTATAATCACCGGCTTTCTTGGCTCTGGAAAGACTAAATTCCTTCAAAATTTCATAGAGCATGAAACGGCTCAAAATAGATTTACCGGAGTTATTCAAAACGAAATTGGCAAGATCGGGCTTGATGGACAACTAGTTGATGCCAATTATGCGACCATTGAGATAGATGAAGGATGCGTGTGCTGCTCTATGGCTGGACAGATAAAGATGGCAGTAGCTAAACTAAATGAAAAAAATCCCGATACCATACTACTTGAAACAACCGGAGTAGCGAATCCTTTTAACCTGTTAAGCGAGTTAAACGAGATAAAAGATATTGTAAATTTATGCTCTATCGTTACAGTAGTGGACGGAGCTAATTTTTTAAGAGAGTATAAGAGGTCAAAGATAGTGCTGGAGCAGGTTAAAGCCGCTGATGTAATATTGCTAAACAAGATAGATCTTATAACTTCTGGCGAAAAAGATAAAATTTTGCAAATTTTAACTAAAAACAATAGATGCGCAGAGATTTTTGAAACTATAAATTCTGAATTAAATCCCAATTTTCTACTCTACAACCAAAGCCAAACATCATATATAGCCTCTTTGATGATTGAAGGTAAAATACACGCCACTCATTTAAATGAGGGCATAGTTTCTTTTAAAAAAGATTTAAGAGAGTATATAGATAAAGAAAGATTTATAAATTATATTAAACAGCTTCCGGAAAATTTTTTAAGAA includes:
- a CDS encoding GTP-binding protein, with the translated sequence METRLNLDSEMDLKDICPIKFNYEFDDYRMLMRSILIKSLYDSQIKALSRYKGMHKSNYFNECWTMKFGFSEGVYGLILSEVKNGEAIFVLYYFSSCSENLLDNNSLFEAMVASKEGYAEKIRNFSSYKELFNNFIIAKIYVKVENEGIFLSLRTKLKDRIYSKDGVVIDGKQVIKEGEIDKNFPSFRASLAFVNFMHLAISGIYEPDFNSLKIYKKDGEAICYSNSLELNTKKDIFSSEIHINMLYGKSDKNYLFDESGFKILKNNSYMYKFLINLKKESKNLALSTQKDRANFFIITGFLGSGKTKFLQNFIEHETAQNRFTGVIQNEIGKIGLDGQLVDANYATIEIDEGCVCCSMAGQIKMAVAKLNEKNPDTILLETTGVANPFNLLSELNEIKDIVNLCSIVTVVDGANFLREYKRSKIVLEQVKAADVILLNKIDLITSGEKDKILQILTKNNRCAEIFETINSELNPNFLLYNQSQTSYIASLMIEGKIHATHLNEGIVSFKKDLREYIDKERFINYIKQLPENFLRIKGVVSFENDEAQYVFQFVNGKFDITIFDREKRCDNFLVFIGREIEEDFYFPKEFYKISYY